TGACAGATGTCGTTTCCTTACGCGAGCGATGCAGCTTTTTAACGTGTACAGTTTTGTTTGTATGTCTGTAATAAGATGGTATTTGCACTTAATTGTTCATTTCTCTTGTGCTGTAAATAATTCTGTAAATGTTCTGATGTAAAGTGAAAAATGTCTCATAATGTTATCAACATGTCCTGAATTTTTACTCTGAAGTGTTTAGGTTTATGTTTTGTCATGTGTACTACTCAGAGTTATCTTTTCATTCTGTACATATAGATTATTTTTCTGACCCTGATGAAGCCGAAACacgtcggtctaatttgttaataaagttgatcttcttactacaagtgttgctcgAGCAATTTGACTtcttctaagcctttcactcttcatgctcCTTGTCAGTTGAtgaagtttgtgccagaaaatcctgttttttctgACCTTTCCCAACATTTCAGTTCATCACTCATCAGTGACTGAACActtattcttgttgttttttttaagtacataGACATCAAGCAGAACCACAGCAGTAGTTTTTGGTGCTTCTTATATAAATTAACTAAAATGATTTACTTCCATTACAAGTGTTTTGcttctttatgtcttctttacAGTCCTGACTTTATAATCCTCTGTGCTTCTGAAGTCTTTTTGAGTCAGAGCAGATTACCTTGTTACCAATCCTGACATCTAGTGGACAGGAGAATGTACTGCAGAAAGTGAGGGCTCATCATAGTGAAAGCAATTTTGTGATAGGCCTACAaatatttatgaaataaaaactattttaaaaaaatacacatatcATCAATctggtttatttgtttattaagtatttttttacCCCAAAAAATAATATAGCCATAGTTTTAATTTACGTGATGACATACCAGTGACACAAGTGATAATTACTGCTTATCGTTCTGCTTGTTTGGATCGGGTTTGTTTATTACAGGAATATTAATTTTACTTAAAACTTGACTGGGAAACAATAAGGTGCTTCATGGTAAAGcgaatgtattttttatataataaatcatttgtaatcattttttaaaatggaaattGATGTGGAATTTTAATTTGTCAACTATTTCCAGGTGacttaaataatttattttggtCATGTCCCCACTCCTGTATCTTTATAAATTAGACTCATAATCTTATTTTTCTACATGGTGACTTAGTATGTTCTCTTTCATATAAAATGTACTTACTCACCTTTCAAAAGGGAGTAAGTAGGACTCAACAAGTACAAGCCTACAGGATAAGATCGTAAAAGGATTATTCATAGAGACACTGGCAgaaatgatggtgatgaacgcggGTTGGAGGGCCCCCGGATTGATGGACTTTAAAACGTGCATTAACTCATCATCAGAGTAATCACAGATAGCCAGAAACAATAGCGACCAACAACAAGTACGACGACCCAGCTCACCCTCTCTCTTCCACTGAGAGTTAAAGAAATACAACATCTCCACCCATACCCATGTGAGCCACTATCCCCCTACTCAATATAGTCCCACATTAAATGATATGATAATCAATAACCCAAAACACCAAAATATAACACACTACATACCTTAACCTTAAAAACTGGGTCAAATATACTTAGATTGATCCATGTCTCCAAACATCTCAAAACATGAGACACGAGTGCAGTCAAGAATAAAATGGTGTATATTCTGCTACGTTATGTTTATTtagaaaacattatttacattttttttaactcaaaagtttaaacatgaaaataaacaataagaGGAGCAACTAAAAATACCTGATGACCAGGGAAAATTTCAGACATTATTgatcaattttcttttttttttttttactgtggcAGCGATTAAATGATTTAACGTAATTGCACCAGAGTTAGCTAAGAGCTCATTTGCCTCTGTTGTTCATGGGCAGGGAGACAAAGAACACATAACAGCAAGTACATTTAGGAATCAAcagaatatgtaaaaaaaaaaatcaaaaaggaggAATTTCTTTATACGCTTTATTTTGATGCTTTTGAATGAGTTTGTGGGTTTATTCTAAGTCAATCTTTGACTTTAATTCCATTTTTGCAGactacctaaaaaaaaaaagttgtttgcaCCAGCCTGTTATAAGAGCAGTGTCGCTCTTTTAACTCAAGGACAGGAAACTGTGATTGAAAAAACTGATCTGATGACACATTGCACATGCACATTACTGCAGGATGTTTTAAACCTAGCTGCTCCTGATCTTTACAAGATAATAGGTACTTTCTTATAAATATGAATGTACCCGCGAGGAGTTGGTGGTGTGCGCTGAGGCTAGACGAGTTAAAAACAGTCAGTCTAAAAACAAAAGGTCAAGATAAACCCGACCTCTTTAGGGACTTTCTATTCATGCAGATGCAGAAACCTGCAGCTTAACACAGGAAACCTTTGAAGCACGCATCATGTGgttcagtttctgtttcttgaGAGGAGCAGCACATTCCACAAGAGAAGGAGTAGAATTACTACCAGTTCTTCGTAAGAAAATGAATTTCACAACATGTCAGCGAATCAGTTTTGACTTTTCAGGCAAATTCTTGCCTCCTGTTTACATCTTGGTGTTCATCATCGGCCTGGTCGCCAATGGATGGGGAttgaagtctttgctgcacaaCTGGAAGAAACTGGGTAACGTCAACGTGTTTGTTCTCAACCTGGGACTCGCCGATATTCTGTATCTGCTCACTGTTCCATTTGTGGTGGTGTACTACTTAATGAAGAGTAAATGGATCTTTGGAGAGGCGTTCTGCAAGATAACAAGATTCTGCTTTAACGTGAATTTGTATGGCAGCATTGGATTCCTCACCTGTATAAGTGTATACAGGTACCTGGCGATTGTCCACCCAATGAGAGTGATGGGAAGAATAACTGTCAAGCACTCAGTGACTATCTCAGCCTTGGTTTGGACTATCGCGGGTGTGCTTAGTCTTCCAGACATGTTCTACCCCAAACATCGTGACAGAGACACTCTCAAATGCTACGATACCACCAGCAACAACCATGTGGAGGAGTACCTGAAATACAGCCTTGGGTGGACCGTCAGTGGGTTTTGTATTCCACTCCTCATCACACTGGGCTGCTATGGGCATGTGATTGTTCTCGTCTGTCGCACAAATACCATCGACAAGGTGCTGAAACAGAAGAGCTTAAGGTTGTTGTTCATCttgattcttcttttctctgtttgttacATCCCTTACCATGTCCTGAAAAACCTCAACCTCTGGGCGAGAGTCCTGACCAAACAGGGGAAATGTCGTGGATGGTTTAATGGAGTCTACATTGCTCGTCAGATAAGTCGTGGCCTCGTGTGTCTGAACAGTGCTCTCAACCCTCTGGTGTACCTCCATGGCCATGAAGATGTTAATGCTCTGCTCAGACGACTGCTCCAGCGGGTTCGTCGGATGTTTAGCCGCACGTCTCCTTCGTCGAGCTTCAACAGTGTTCCAGTGACGAACATCACAcatgacttttaaaagaaagagaacgCTGATAATTCTGTGTAAATGACtctgttaaaatgtgttgtattGCATGCCTCTTACACATTTATGTCCTAAGTcaagttttatatatataaagtgttcattaaactgttaaaaaaaagaagaagtgctGTTATGGGGGGGCCTCTGTGCTAAACTTGGTCTGCGGTTCATGAAGAGGAAGTTGATGGtgttaataaaaacaggatGCAAATTGTACCAGTTTCATTTTCTGCCACACAGCTACCCCAGATGCACTTCTGAGGGAATATTGATAGTAATTCTAATGGAAATATTAAATAAAGGACGGGTGATTATCATTTAAATTTGCTTCttggtttttatttgatgttacAAAAACAATTCTCTCCAGCAACGGTTCTCTGGAATTAAATGATTTGCAAGATTTTTCTGAGCCTCCTTTGGTCACCCATCTTGATTTTGAAGCCATCTTCAgcacacttcctttttttttattattaggtgcaataaagtgacaaactggtgatatacaaatgaggcacaaaaaaaacaaacagacaaggtcaggacaacgactccaaaatacagtaaaaaataaaaatagataagacaaataaagacagcaaaataagacatcaatagacacacatcatagtacgaacagaaaaactacaaaactacatgaaatacctaagaaaggatacaaaaagtgaaagaagcgatagagagagagaagggaagggAGAGAAGGTGCTTAGTAAAGGGGACTTGAGAGGTGGAAGAGAGTTGAAGAGTTGAGCAgtggtatgtgttgaatatgttgatgtgaaacaatgttgtggtgtgagaggtgagagtttgtgtaatgattatgttttagctGAAGTTGACTGCAGCCGGGGTTTTGGGGTTGGTTTGAGCGTTattggaggggaggggaggatggagggagagagagggcataAACAACAGAGCAAACAAACCACCTGTATCCTGCTGAggtctcgtgtgtgtgtgtgtgtgtgtgtgtgtgtgtgtgtgtgtgtgtgtgtgtgtgtgtgtgtgtgtgtgtgtgtgtgtgtgtgtgtgtgtgtgtgtgtgtgtgtgtgtgaggaaagagcagtatatatataaaaatgaaaaagaaagaagaaacaggggtaataataataaatatttaatactATTTATGATGGATTGGAAGTAACATGTAGCTGAAAACTTTGAAAGAA
This region of Labrus bergylta chromosome 12, fLabBer1.1, whole genome shotgun sequence genomic DNA includes:
- the si:dkey-78k11.9 gene encoding P2Y purinoceptor 1; this encodes MWFSFCFLRGAAHSTREGVELLPVLRKKMNFTTCQRISFDFSGKFLPPVYILVFIIGLVANGWGLKSLLHNWKKLGNVNVFVLNLGLADILYLLTVPFVVVYYLMKSKWIFGEAFCKITRFCFNVNLYGSIGFLTCISVYRYLAIVHPMRVMGRITVKHSVTISALVWTIAGVLSLPDMFYPKHRDRDTLKCYDTTSNNHVEEYLKYSLGWTVSGFCIPLLITLGCYGHVIVLVCRTNTIDKVLKQKSLRLLFILILLFSVCYIPYHVLKNLNLWARVLTKQGKCRGWFNGVYIARQISRGLVCLNSALNPLVYLHGHEDVNALLRRLLQRVRRMFSRTSPSSSFNSVPVTNITHDFWLAHPDITLPNYHVGIGFLTCISVYRSLAIVHPMIVMGRITVKHSVTISALVWTIAGVLSLPDMFYPKHRDRDTLKCYDTTSDNHVEEYLKYSLGWTVSGFCIPLLITLGCYGHVIVLVCRTNTIDKVLKQKSLRLLFILILLFSVCYIPYHVLKNLNLWARVLTKQGKCRGWFNGVYIARQISRGLVCLNSALNPLVYLHGHEDVNAQTTAPAGSSDV